The region CATTCACTGTCCATGTGATTTTCTCGGAGAAAATGGGGTCTGCGGGCATTTTCATGATAGATGGATCCAGTTTTACACGAGAAGATACGATTgctatatctaataatttctttgatttgACAACAATAGATTAAAAGTAACTTCCATTAATATACTCAAGTCCTTACGAGTACAGAGATAAtacaaggaaataaaataaaagcttaaCAAACATCAGAAACAATATCGGAGCGTCGTTGCATAATACCGGTGAAGAAAAAGGACCACTTGTTCAAGGGGTGTCATTCTCATCAAGAATCACCAGCAATGCCACGATGAATGCATAATCAACCTCTGGATAAACTTTAACCTTGTATTTCTCCTTTCCCTTGCAGAAACTATCAAGAGTGAAGTTATGTTTGACCTGTAAAATATCGTTACATTAATAAATCGTTAAGTGCAGTCGGTTAAAATTATCCATcgttttttaatagaaaagaaactatatatatattcaacaatatTGTTGAACATTGTCAAACAGATGTTCGCGTTTTCATATCTGAAGCCAAATTATTAtggaaactaaaaatatataagcatAAAAGCTATTCGTTAGTACCTCTGCAATGAGTCTACGGCCTTCATAAACTTTGAATGACAAGGATGTGTAAGCTCCGGTTATATGGAAGTCAGGTTCCTTTTTCTTGAAGTTGTTTGCCAAGAAGATATTGATCTGTTTTTTTATCTGGAGAGGATGAGATTGCTTCACAGAGAAGAGGATATTGCTGGTGTCGTGTGTGCTTTCACCTGCGTGAGCCTTCCATTTATGCCGAAATGCAAGTGccttgacataaaaaaataacagtaaaaCATAGACATCTTCAGGTTCTTCAATAAATGCAATATCAATATAATCTGGCAATTTATcacttcttaaaaaattaaaggaataatatatatgatcttcttttttcatgctAGCTAGGATTGATTTTCACAAGAGATTAATTATCAATTACCTTTCCCCGCAATGTGAGGATTGGAAAACCAGCAGGATCAAGCAAAACTCTTTTCAGCTTGAAGTTCCAGACACCACCATCTACCTTTAGGAGAAAGTTTCCACTGAGATCAAACACTTGAAATTGCGAACTGGATAGTTTATTAATCTTCTTCTTGACAATCAACTCAAGGGGGTAAGGAGTACAATAGCTTTCCCCAATAACACTAACAGGAGGAACCCCATAAGCCCACTCAGGAACCTTCATCGAATTGCCTGAAAACCTGTGGGAAACTATCTAGCTGGAAGACAATCaaatgcttctttttttgtcgCCAAATTATTACGGTTTGTGCTCGGTTATTTATCCAAAAACTGCTGGTTTGATTTGtttcctattttttta is a window of Populus nigra chromosome 10, ddPopNigr1.1, whole genome shotgun sequence DNA encoding:
- the LOC133705314 gene encoding protein LURP-one-related 14-like, with protein sequence MKVPEWAYGVPPVSVIGESYCTPYPLELIVKKKINKLSSSQFQVFDLSGNFLLKVDGGVWNFKLKRVLLDPAGFPILTLRGKALAFRHKWKAHAGESTHDTSNILFSVKQSHPLQIKKQINIFLANNFKKKEPDFHITGAYTSLSFKVYEGRRLIAEVKHNFTLDSFCKGKEKYKVKVYPEVDYAFIVALLVILDENDTP